A genomic segment from Pseudomonadota bacterium encodes:
- a CDS encoding enoyl-CoA hydratase-related protein, with the protein MAYENILVETRGRVGLITLNRPKALNALCDALVGEVGEALETFRADDNVGAVVFTGSEKAFAAGADIKEIRRMTAIEAHERTFTYNWECVARFNKPTIAAVAGYALGGGFEIALMCDILIVADNAKLGLPEITIGTIPGAGGTQRLTRAIGKSKAMEMCLTGRMMGAEEAERTGLACRVVPLASLIEEAVALGGKIAALSLPVTRIAKEAVNAAFETTLKTGLQVEHRLFNLTFATEDREEGMAAFVDKRSPAWKHR; encoded by the coding sequence CATTCTCGTGGAGACGCGCGGCCGCGTCGGCCTCATCACCCTGAACCGGCCGAAAGCCCTCAACGCGCTTTGCGACGCCTTGGTCGGCGAGGTGGGCGAGGCCCTGGAAACCTTCCGGGCGGACGACAACGTCGGCGCGGTCGTGTTCACGGGCAGCGAGAAGGCTTTCGCCGCCGGCGCCGACATCAAGGAAATTCGTCGGATGACCGCCATCGAGGCGCACGAACGCACCTTCACGTACAACTGGGAGTGCGTCGCCCGTTTCAACAAGCCGACGATCGCGGCGGTGGCTGGCTATGCCCTTGGCGGCGGGTTCGAGATCGCGCTCATGTGCGACATTCTGATCGTCGCCGATAACGCGAAACTGGGCTTGCCGGAAATCACGATCGGCACGATTCCGGGCGCCGGCGGCACCCAGCGGCTGACGCGCGCCATCGGCAAGTCGAAGGCGATGGAGATGTGCCTGACCGGGAGAATGATGGGGGCCGAGGAGGCCGAGCGGACCGGGCTCGCCTGCCGGGTCGTGCCGCTGGCCTCCCTGATCGAGGAGGCGGTGGCCCTGGGCGGGAAGATCGCCGCGCTTTCGCTGCCGGTGACGCGGATCGCGAAGGAGGCGGTGAACGCGGCCTTCGAAACCACCCTGAAAACCGGCCTTCAAGTCGAACATCGCCTCTTCAACCTGACCTTCGCGACGGAGGATCGCGAGGAAGGAATGGCCGCCTTCGTTGACAAGCGAAGCCCGGCCTGGAAGCACCGCTAG
- the rpsT gene encoding 30S ribosomal protein S20 translates to MATTKSAKKSTRQMAKRTEVNRARRTRIRTFLKKVETATASGDKEAAAAALRAAQPEIMRGVTKGVLKKNTAARKLSRLSARIKAL, encoded by the coding sequence ATGGCGACGACGAAATCGGCAAAAAAGAGCACGCGCCAGATGGCGAAGCGCACGGAAGTGAACCGCGCGCGGCGGACGCGTATCCGCACCTTCCTGAAGAAGGTCGAAACGGCTACGGCAAGCGGCGACAAGGAAGCGGCGGCGGCGGCCCTGCGTGCGGCGCAGCCGGAAATCATGCGCGGCGTCACGAAGGGCGTGCTGAAGAAGAATACCGCGGCGCGCAAGCTCTCGCGTCTCAGCGCAAGAATCAAAGCGCTTTAA
- the dnaA gene encoding chromosomal replication initiator protein DnaA yields the protein MNQSPLSLTLATEWGGVRKRLETEFGEAIFKSWLGPLEVESIENGTVTFSVPTRFMRDWIQSKYAERIRELWQTENHDLRKIDFIVRGLRGKPAEKEVDAERVAAEAGIAVESVNLPSAGRAWTLEEVAAPLDPRFTFDNFVVGKPNELAHAAARRVVEATAVPFNPLFLYGGVGLGKTHLMHAIAWYIRERDPSRKVVYLSAEKFMYLFIRALRFKNTMAFKDLFRSVDVLMIDDVQFMADKEATQEEFFHTFNALVDQKRQIIISADKSPSDLDRLEERLRSRLGWGLVADIHATSYELRLGILHSKAEQMGFAVPTKVMEFLANRITSNIRELEGALTRVVAHATLVGQAITLQGTQEVLRDLLRANERRVTIEEIQKRVAEHFNVRVSDMHSDRRARAVARPRQVAMYLAKQLTQRSLPEIGRKFGGRDHTTVMHAVRKVEELRLSDPSFSEDIELLRRLLEG from the coding sequence ATGAACCAGAGTCCCCTTTCCCTGACGCTCGCCACGGAATGGGGCGGCGTTCGCAAGCGGCTTGAAACGGAGTTTGGCGAGGCAATCTTCAAGAGCTGGCTCGGCCCGCTCGAAGTGGAATCCATCGAGAACGGGACGGTGACGTTTTCCGTGCCGACCCGTTTTATGCGCGACTGGATTCAATCGAAATACGCCGAGCGCATCCGCGAGCTTTGGCAGACCGAAAACCATGACCTGCGCAAGATTGATTTCATCGTTCGGGGCTTGCGCGGGAAACCGGCAGAAAAGGAAGTGGACGCCGAGCGGGTGGCGGCCGAAGCCGGAATCGCCGTCGAAAGCGTGAACCTGCCGTCCGCCGGCCGGGCATGGACGCTTGAGGAAGTGGCCGCCCCCCTGGACCCACGCTTCACCTTCGACAACTTCGTCGTCGGCAAGCCGAATGAGCTTGCCCATGCCGCTGCCCGCCGCGTCGTCGAGGCGACGGCGGTGCCCTTCAATCCCCTCTTCCTCTATGGCGGGGTCGGGCTCGGCAAGACCCACCTCATGCACGCCATCGCCTGGTACATCCGCGAGCGCGACCCCTCGCGCAAGGTTGTTTACCTTTCGGCCGAGAAGTTCATGTACCTGTTCATCCGGGCGCTCCGCTTCAAGAATACGATGGCGTTCAAGGATTTGTTCCGTTCCGTCGACGTTCTCATGATCGACGACGTTCAATTCATGGCGGACAAAGAGGCGACACAAGAGGAATTTTTCCATACTTTCAACGCCTTGGTGGACCAGAAGCGCCAGATCATCATTTCCGCCGACAAATCCCCCTCCGATCTCGACCGGCTGGAAGAACGGCTGCGCTCCCGCCTGGGCTGGGGGCTAGTCGCCGACATCCACGCGACGAGCTATGAGCTCCGCCTCGGCATCCTCCATTCGAAGGCGGAGCAGATGGGGTTCGCCGTGCCGACAAAGGTGATGGAATTCCTCGCCAACCGCATCACGTCGAATATCCGCGAACTGGAAGGCGCGCTCACCCGCGTCGTCGCCCATGCGACGCTCGTCGGTCAGGCCATCACCCTTCAAGGCACCCAGGAGGTGCTGCGCGACCTGCTGCGGGCGAATGAGCGCCGGGTCACGATCGAGGAGATCCAGAAACGGGTCGCCGAGCATTTCAATGTCCGGGTTTCGGACATGCATTCGGATCGCCGCGCGCGCGCCGTCGCCAGGCCCAGGCAGGTGGCGATGTATCTGGCCAAGCAGCTGACCCAGCGCTCGCTGCCGGAAATCGGCCGCAAATTCGGCGGCCGGGATCACACAACCGTCATGCATGCTGTCCGCAAGGTGG